The following coding sequences are from one Paenibacillus sp. FSL R5-0912 window:
- a CDS encoding class II aldolase/adducin family protein — translation MNTKEEELRRLICDIGRNLFNKDFIAANDGNISARLSATEVITSPTGVSKGYLQPHMLVKVNLQGDILEAAEGYRPSTEVKMHLKIYNELPQMGGVVHAHPPYATAFAIKGEALDKMMMPESVIAMGDIPLAVYGTPSTEEIPDSLIPFLGKKTAVLLESHGALTWGKDVMSAYMNMERLEYTAKLTFLTRMIGGERELPQHRIEELVALRSFYGM, via the coding sequence ATGAATACGAAGGAAGAGGAATTGCGCCGGCTTATCTGTGATATCGGCCGCAATCTGTTTAATAAGGACTTTATTGCCGCCAATGACGGCAACATCTCGGCACGGCTGTCGGCTACAGAGGTAATCACCTCACCAACAGGAGTCAGCAAAGGCTATCTGCAGCCGCATATGCTGGTCAAAGTGAATCTGCAGGGAGATATCCTTGAAGCTGCGGAAGGCTACCGGCCATCCACAGAAGTGAAGATGCATCTGAAGATTTACAATGAGCTGCCGCAGATGGGCGGTGTAGTTCATGCACATCCGCCATATGCGACCGCTTTTGCCATCAAGGGTGAAGCGCTCGACAAGATGATGATGCCTGAGTCTGTGATTGCCATGGGGGACATTCCACTGGCGGTATACGGGACGCCTTCAACTGAAGAGATTCCGGATTCGCTAATCCCCTTCCTTGGCAAGAAAACCGCTGTACTGCTGGAAAGTCATGGTGCCCTGACCTGGGGCAAGGACGTAATGAGCGCATACATGAATATGGAGCGGCTTGAGTATACAGCGAAGCTGACCTTCCTGACCCGGATGATTGGCGGGGAACGTGAGCTGCCACAGCACCGGATCGAGGAACTGGTAGCTTTGAGATCATTCTACGGCATGTAA
- a CDS encoding rhamnulokinase, translating into MGEEIIKLLAIDLGASSGRVMLGTYAGGKVEVEEIRRFPNGPVEADGQLYWDVQQLFHEMKQGILEAVKSRGPLQSISVDTWGVDYGFLDAEGELLYSPHHYRDQRMEGIALALETALPPEEQFRLTGNQSSPINTVYQLFADLQANPELRGKASQLLMMPDLFNYMFSGTAVAEQTIWSTSGLLNPDSSAPASEVLRRLELPVELVPRLVPAGTVIGELRPGLQEELGSGPLKVIAGASHDTASAVASIPYGLGGFSSPAGSAAFISCGTWSLAGLETAEPVLSAEAAAYGFTNESCFGGTNRLLKNITGLWLLQETQRGWAEAGEPLSHQEAAELAEGLDRSTARIAVLDPNDPLFSTPGDMPLRIESYCIRTGQPVPQSRAEIIRTILESLAQSYASTIRELETLTGSPVSCIHMVGGGIQNKLLCQLTADATGKEIIAGPVEASAIGNVLVQLTALGAIEASEARTIVARSSAPVRYQPALSIIHSDQGGQ; encoded by the coding sequence ATGGGCGAAGAGATAATCAAGCTGCTGGCCATCGATCTGGGTGCCAGCTCCGGCAGGGTCATGCTGGGAACGTATGCTGGAGGGAAGGTGGAGGTGGAAGAGATCCGCCGCTTCCCTAACGGGCCCGTAGAGGCTGACGGGCAGTTGTACTGGGATGTCCAGCAGCTGTTTCATGAGATGAAGCAGGGGATTCTGGAGGCCGTGAAGTCCCGCGGCCCATTGCAGTCTATAAGTGTCGACACCTGGGGAGTCGACTATGGCTTCCTGGATGCAGAGGGAGAACTGCTGTACTCCCCGCATCATTACCGGGATCAGCGGATGGAGGGGATTGCTTTGGCGTTGGAGACTGCCCTGCCCCCTGAGGAGCAGTTCAGGCTGACGGGCAACCAGTCCAGTCCGATTAATACGGTGTATCAATTATTTGCCGATCTTCAGGCTAATCCGGAGCTCCGGGGGAAGGCGAGTCAGCTGCTGATGATGCCTGACCTGTTCAATTATATGTTCAGCGGCACAGCTGTGGCGGAGCAGACCATCTGGAGCACCAGCGGCCTGCTGAATCCGGATTCGTCTGCTCCGGCAAGCGAAGTGCTGCGCAGGCTGGAGCTCCCGGTGGAGCTGGTTCCCCGGCTGGTGCCGGCAGGCACTGTAATTGGCGAACTTCGGCCAGGCTTGCAGGAAGAGCTTGGTTCCGGCCCGCTCAAGGTCATTGCCGGGGCTTCGCACGACACAGCTTCCGCTGTGGCTTCCATCCCTTACGGACTTGGAGGCTTCTCCAGTCCGGCAGGTTCCGCCGCCTTCATCAGCTGCGGAACCTGGTCGCTGGCCGGGCTGGAGACTGCGGAGCCCGTACTTAGCGCCGAGGCCGCCGCCTACGGCTTCACCAATGAGAGCTGCTTCGGCGGCACGAACCGCCTGCTGAAGAATATCACCGGCCTGTGGCTGCTGCAGGAGACCCAGCGCGGCTGGGCAGAAGCGGGAGAACCGCTCAGCCATCAGGAGGCGGCAGAGCTTGCTGAGGGGCTGGACCGGTCGACAGCGCGCATAGCCGTTCTGGACCCGAACGATCCCCTCTTCAGCACCCCGGGGGATATGCCGCTGCGGATTGAATCGTATTGTATCCGCACAGGCCAGCCTGTACCGCAGAGCCGGGCTGAGATCATCCGCACCATTCTGGAGAGTCTGGCCCAGTCTTACGCCAGCACGATCCGTGAACTGGAGACACTTACAGGCAGCCCGGTCAGCTGCATTCATATGGTCGGCGGAGGCATCCAGAACAAGCTGCTGTGCCAGCTTACAGCGGATGCCACAGGCAAAGAAATCATTGCCGGACCGGTAGAGGCAAGTGCAATCGGCAACGTATTGGTGCAATTGACGGCACTGGGAGCGATTGAAGCATCCGAAGCCAGAACAATTGTAGCCCGTTCCAGTGCCCCTGTCCGGTATCAGCCGGCTTTATCAATTATCCATAGCGATCAAGGAGGACAATGA
- a CDS encoding L-fucose isomerase, which translates to MTANYPKIGIRPTIDGRRRGVRESLEAQTMGMAERVAAFLQKNLFYPDGSHVECIIADSTIGGVKEAAAAAQKFAGAGVGVSITVTPCWCYGSETMDMDASIPHAVWGFNGTERPGAVYLAAVLSAYAQKGIPAFGIYGEDVQESSSEEIPADVQAKLLQFAKSALAAALMKGKSYLSMGSVSMGIAGSIVNEQFFQEYLGMRNEYIDMSEYVRRFEEGIYDPEEFGRALAWVKDNCRVGADNNPQHLQLSEEVKEEQWETCVKMALIARDLMIGNPELAKLGFEEEANGHNALLGGFQGQRQWTDHFPNGDFMETILNSSFDWNGRRAPYIVATENDSLNGITMLFNYLLTNTAQIFADVRTFWSPAAVKRVTGYELEGAAAGGLLHLINSGSAALDGTGEQSIDGKPAIKPFWDITDEEAAACLAQTQFRPASQEYFRGGGFSTDYLTKGGMPVTMARLNLVKGLGPVLQLVEGFTVELPGEVHDTLDQRTDPTWPTTWFAPKLTGKGSFQSVYDVMNNWGANHGAISYGHIGADLITLASILRIPVSMHNVEESRIFRPRVWSLFGTEDLESADYRACRNFGPLY; encoded by the coding sequence GTGACAGCAAATTATCCGAAGATTGGCATCCGGCCTACGATTGACGGCAGAAGACGCGGGGTGCGTGAATCGCTTGAGGCCCAGACGATGGGCATGGCGGAGCGTGTGGCAGCATTTCTACAGAAGAATTTATTTTATCCGGACGGTTCGCATGTGGAATGTATTATTGCCGATTCTACTATCGGCGGTGTGAAGGAAGCTGCTGCGGCGGCGCAGAAGTTCGCGGGTGCAGGTGTAGGCGTATCGATTACGGTGACACCGTGCTGGTGTTACGGATCGGAAACGATGGATATGGATGCCTCCATTCCGCATGCGGTCTGGGGATTCAACGGAACGGAACGCCCGGGGGCGGTATATCTGGCAGCAGTGCTGTCTGCTTATGCGCAAAAGGGTATTCCGGCCTTCGGCATCTACGGCGAGGATGTTCAGGAATCCAGCAGCGAAGAGATCCCGGCGGATGTGCAGGCCAAGCTGCTCCAGTTCGCGAAGTCGGCACTTGCAGCTGCACTGATGAAAGGGAAGTCTTATCTGTCGATGGGCTCCGTATCTATGGGGATCGCCGGTTCCATCGTCAACGAGCAGTTCTTCCAGGAGTACCTCGGCATGCGCAATGAGTATATCGATATGTCTGAATATGTCCGGAGATTCGAGGAAGGGATCTATGATCCTGAGGAATTTGGGCGGGCGCTGGCCTGGGTGAAGGACAACTGCCGGGTGGGCGCGGACAATAACCCGCAGCATCTGCAGCTCAGCGAAGAAGTGAAGGAAGAGCAATGGGAGACCTGTGTCAAAATGGCGCTGATTGCCCGCGATCTGATGATCGGCAATCCGGAGCTTGCGAAGCTTGGCTTCGAGGAAGAAGCAAACGGTCACAACGCTCTGCTGGGCGGCTTCCAGGGCCAGCGTCAATGGACGGACCATTTCCCGAACGGTGATTTCATGGAGACGATTCTTAACTCCTCGTTCGACTGGAACGGCAGACGGGCGCCTTATATTGTCGCGACCGAGAATGACAGCCTGAACGGGATCACGATGCTGTTCAATTATCTGCTGACGAATACGGCGCAGATTTTTGCCGATGTCCGTACCTTCTGGAGTCCGGCTGCAGTGAAGCGTGTGACCGGATACGAGCTGGAGGGGGCAGCGGCAGGCGGTCTGCTGCATCTGATTAACTCCGGTTCAGCGGCACTGGACGGAACCGGTGAGCAGAGCATTGACGGCAAGCCGGCGATCAAGCCATTCTGGGACATCACGGATGAGGAAGCGGCTGCCTGTCTCGCACAGACCCAGTTCCGCCCGGCCTCGCAGGAATATTTCCGCGGGGGCGGCTTCTCGACAGACTACCTGACCAAGGGCGGAATGCCGGTCACCATGGCCAGGCTGAATCTGGTTAAGGGCCTCGGGCCTGTGCTCCAGCTGGTGGAAGGCTTCACGGTGGAGCTGCCGGGAGAAGTGCATGATACGCTGGATCAGAGAACGGACCCTACCTGGCCGACAACCTGGTTCGCACCTAAGCTGACAGGCAAGGGCTCGTTCCAGTCTGTATATGATGTGATGAACAATTGGGGCGCCAATCACGGAGCGATCAGCTACGGGCATATTGGAGCCGATCTGATTACACTGGCCTCGATCCTGCGGATTCCGGTCAGTATGCATAACGTGGAGGAATCGCGTATTTTCCGGCCGCGTGTCTGGTCGCTATTCGGCACAGAGGATCTGGAAAGTGCTGACTACAGAGCCTGCCGTAACTTTGGGCCGCTCTACTAA
- a CDS encoding DeoR/GlpR family DNA-binding transcription regulator, with product MKAFERRDLVINELYRHKKVHVADLAQKFGVSEETIRRDLDRLDKEGIAKKNYGGAILNAHTNEDPSYSHRHQVNIEAKRMIAACLLELISDGDSVMTDTSTTAFEGLRRIVEDKKNLTIITNSLAVLSEFQHSGQKLISTGGILGPETSSFVGPTASQTILKYNVDVAIFSCKALSMTGGLSDSNEAETELKVLMQQQANKVVLLADHSKFDRIAFIRLFSFDKVDYIVTDQRPSEEWIEFLSKYQVSLLYPALQ from the coding sequence ATGAAGGCTTTTGAACGGCGGGATCTGGTAATCAACGAGCTATACAGGCATAAGAAGGTTCACGTAGCGGACCTGGCGCAGAAATTTGGTGTATCGGAGGAGACCATCCGGCGTGATCTCGACCGGTTGGATAAAGAGGGTATTGCCAAGAAGAATTACGGCGGGGCGATTCTGAACGCCCATACCAACGAGGACCCCTCCTACTCCCATAGGCATCAGGTCAACATTGAAGCGAAGCGGATGATTGCCGCATGTCTGCTGGAGCTGATTAGTGACGGGGACAGTGTGATGACTGATACCAGCACAACAGCTTTTGAAGGCTTGCGGAGAATCGTGGAGGACAAAAAAAATCTGACAATCATCACCAATTCCCTGGCGGTATTGTCAGAGTTCCAGCATTCCGGACAGAAGCTCATTTCTACGGGAGGCATCCTGGGGCCGGAGACCAGCTCTTTTGTAGGGCCGACGGCGTCGCAGACGATCCTGAAATATAATGTGGATGTGGCCATCTTCAGCTGCAAGGCGCTCTCCATGACCGGCGGACTCAGTGATTCGAACGAAGCGGAGACCGAACTCAAGGTGCTGATGCAGCAGCAGGCGAACAAAGTTGTGCTCCTGGCCGACCATTCCAAGTTCGACCGGATCGCCTTCATCCGGCTGTTCAGCTTCGACAAGGTCGATTATATCGTCACCGATCAGCGGCCGTCCGAAGAATGGATTGAATTCTTAAGCAAATATCAGGTGTCTTTGCTCTATCCTGCGCTGCAGTAG
- a CDS encoding MBL fold metallo-hydrolase, which produces MPLTGKELIEEVRATEVPYGCLAVWFLGQASVIIKGAEVTVYIDPYVSPDPDRTFPPPIPPAEITNMDVCLITHDHSDHLDERALPMLAEHNPAARFMAPAVCLERLQGLGIQKERLTAALPAHAAEPAPGLQVFPVAAAHEQLERDEQGNPKYVGYILQLNGVMVYHAGDTVLFPELIEEVGSRKIDLALLPINGRDYYRGSRNIVGNMNYREAAEFAATSGFETVIPLHYDLFAGNAENPGYFVDHLYRHFPEQKFHMMARAERFVYVSAQAFKNSTPDSK; this is translated from the coding sequence ATGCCGTTAACAGGAAAAGAATTGATCGAGGAAGTCCGGGCGACCGAGGTGCCCTATGGCTGTCTGGCCGTCTGGTTTCTGGGACAAGCCAGTGTGATTATCAAAGGGGCAGAGGTGACCGTTTATATTGATCCTTATGTCTCTCCTGACCCGGACCGGACGTTCCCACCGCCGATTCCGCCTGCGGAGATTACCAATATGGACGTATGTCTGATCACCCATGACCACTCGGATCATCTGGATGAGCGGGCATTGCCGATGCTTGCAGAGCACAATCCCGCAGCCCGGTTCATGGCTCCGGCGGTCTGCCTGGAACGATTGCAGGGACTAGGAATACAGAAGGAGCGCCTAACCGCAGCATTGCCTGCTCACGCAGCAGAGCCTGCACCCGGCCTGCAGGTGTTCCCTGTTGCCGCAGCGCATGAACAGCTGGAGCGCGATGAACAGGGAAACCCCAAGTATGTCGGCTACATCCTGCAGCTGAATGGGGTCATGGTGTATCATGCCGGAGATACGGTTCTGTTCCCTGAGCTGATTGAGGAAGTCGGCAGCCGGAAGATTGATCTGGCGCTGCTGCCGATTAACGGCCGTGACTACTACCGGGGAAGCCGCAATATTGTCGGCAATATGAACTACCGGGAAGCGGCGGAGTTTGCGGCGACCAGCGGGTTTGAGACGGTCATTCCACTCCATTATGACCTGTTCGCCGGAAACGCTGAGAATCCGGGATATTTCGTCGATCACCTGTACCGCCACTTCCCGGAGCAGAAATTCCATATGATGGCCAGAGCCGAACGGTTTGTCTATGTATCGGCGCAGGCTTTTAAGAACAGCACTCCAGACTCCAAGTAA
- a CDS encoding antibiotic biosynthesis monooxygenase family protein, which yields MSEIANTPEPPYYAVIFTSERTDGDNQYAEMAEEMDKLAAAQPGFLGAESAREGLGITVSYWDSLEAIQQWKHNERHLVAQSKGIADWYLTYKTRICKVERDYGFEKGSPPVR from the coding sequence ATGAGTGAAATTGCCAACACACCAGAGCCCCCTTATTATGCCGTGATTTTCACATCTGAACGGACAGACGGGGATAACCAATATGCGGAGATGGCCGAGGAAATGGATAAACTCGCAGCCGCCCAGCCTGGATTTCTCGGAGCAGAAAGTGCCAGAGAAGGTCTAGGTATCACCGTCTCTTATTGGGATTCGCTCGAAGCTATCCAGCAATGGAAGCACAACGAACGGCATCTGGTCGCCCAGAGCAAAGGGATTGCGGACTGGTATCTGACCTATAAAACAAGAATCTGCAAGGTGGAAAGAGATTATGGATTTGAGAAGGGGAGCCCCCCGGTCCGTTAG
- a CDS encoding NAD(+) synthase — protein MQNHGFARVAAASPELKVADCVFNSEQIIEVINNAAAQEVEYLVLPELCITGYTCADLFLQPKLLDAATEALLRITAATAEYTMIVIAGLPISIKSRLFNCAAVIQQGHILGIVVKTCIPGYSEFYEPRWFAGAEELEVAELRIGGAVVPIGNDLIFACESNGNLSFGVEICEDLWVPVPPSSLLAQAGATLLFNPSASNELVGKADYRRQLVGSQSASCVAGYVYAGCNTGESTTDVVFGGHSLIAENGQLLAESERFTHESRMITADIDLPRIQYSRTVMGTFRAGKGGRNYRELLFTSPVRENSKRELKRTVGVNPFVPGNPLQRDERCQEILSIQTSGLMKRIRHIGTKQAVIGISGGLDSTLALLVAVRAMELLGRPASDVLAVTMPGFGTTNRTYDNAVGLIKALGASLKVVDIKAACLQHFEDIGHDKDVHDLTYENVQARERTQILMDLANKNGGIVIGTGDLSELALGWCTYNGDHMSMYSVNSGIPKTLIQYVVAWYADHEADETVGKFLYSIIETGISPELLPPSATGEIVQLTENILGPYIVHDFFLYYMLRTGASPGKMLYLAQHAFGEAYPKEQLVAWLKVFITRFFTQQFKRSCLPDGPKVGTVSLSPRGDWRMPSDASAALWLREIEEL, from the coding sequence ATGCAGAATCACGGATTCGCGCGAGTCGCTGCCGCTTCCCCCGAGCTTAAGGTGGCCGACTGCGTATTCAATTCCGAACAAATTATTGAAGTGATAAATAATGCCGCGGCACAGGAGGTGGAGTACCTGGTACTCCCGGAACTATGCATCACGGGGTACACCTGTGCGGATCTGTTCCTGCAGCCCAAGCTGCTGGATGCCGCCACGGAGGCTCTGCTCCGGATTACTGCCGCAACGGCAGAATATACAATGATCGTTATTGCCGGTCTGCCTATCTCCATCAAGAGCCGACTGTTCAACTGCGCTGCTGTCATCCAGCAGGGTCATATTCTCGGGATTGTCGTGAAGACCTGCATTCCCGGTTATAGCGAATTCTATGAGCCGCGCTGGTTCGCGGGAGCTGAAGAGCTGGAAGTGGCAGAACTTCGGATCGGCGGAGCTGTAGTACCGATCGGTAATGATCTGATTTTTGCCTGCGAGAGTAACGGGAATTTGTCCTTCGGCGTTGAGATCTGCGAGGATCTCTGGGTTCCTGTTCCGCCAAGCAGTCTCCTGGCCCAGGCCGGGGCCACGCTGCTGTTCAACCCGTCTGCCAGCAATGAGCTGGTAGGCAAGGCCGATTACCGCCGCCAGCTGGTGGGCAGCCAGTCTGCTTCCTGTGTGGCCGGTTATGTCTATGCCGGCTGCAATACCGGTGAATCTACAACGGATGTTGTCTTCGGCGGGCACTCGCTGATCGCGGAGAACGGCCAGCTGCTGGCCGAGTCTGAACGCTTCACCCACGAGAGCCGGATGATCACCGCCGACATCGACCTGCCGCGGATTCAGTATTCCCGCACCGTGATGGGCACCTTCCGGGCCGGCAAAGGCGGCCGCAATTACCGCGAGCTGCTCTTCACTTCTCCAGTCCGCGAGAATAGTAAGCGGGAGCTGAAGCGTACAGTAGGTGTCAATCCGTTTGTCCCTGGCAATCCATTGCAGCGCGACGAACGCTGTCAGGAAATCCTCTCCATCCAGACCTCCGGCCTGATGAAGCGTATCCGTCACATCGGCACCAAGCAAGCCGTAATCGGCATCTCCGGCGGCCTTGACTCTACGCTTGCGCTGCTGGTAGCTGTGCGTGCTATGGAGCTGCTCGGGCGTCCGGCCAGCGATGTGCTTGCCGTCACGATGCCTGGCTTCGGCACGACGAACCGGACCTACGACAATGCCGTCGGCCTGATCAAAGCGCTCGGCGCCTCGCTTAAGGTCGTTGATATCAAGGCTGCCTGCCTCCAGCACTTCGAGGATATCGGCCATGACAAAGATGTGCATGACCTGACTTATGAGAATGTCCAGGCCCGGGAGCGTACGCAGATTCTGATGGATCTCGCCAACAAAAACGGCGGCATTGTCATCGGAACCGGCGATTTATCCGAGCTGGCGCTAGGATGGTGTACCTATAACGGCGACCACATGTCGATGTACAGCGTGAATTCAGGCATTCCGAAGACACTGATCCAATATGTCGTCGCCTGGTATGCGGATCATGAAGCCGATGAGACGGTGGGCAAGTTCCTGTACAGCATCATCGAGACCGGAATCAGCCCGGAGCTGCTGCCGCCATCGGCAACCGGAGAGATCGTCCAGCTCACCGAGAATATTCTGGGGCCCTACATTGTGCATGATTTCTTCCTGTATTACATGCTGCGCACAGGGGCTTCTCCCGGCAAAATGCTCTACCTTGCGCAGCACGCTTTCGGTGAGGCCTACCCTAAGGAGCAGCTGGTCGCTTGGCTGAAGGTGTTCATCACCCGCTTCTTCACCCAGCAGTTCAAGCGCTCCTGCCTGCCGGACGGACCGAAGGTGGGTACCGTCAGCCTCTCGCCGCGCGGCGACTGGCGCATGCCGAGTGATGCTTCCGCTGCACTCTGGCTGCGGGAAATCGAAGAATTGTAA
- a CDS encoding GreA/GreB family elongation factor, translating to MSHSLVTISLRQELVQQLVYLDEHKFVILDRGTWESPAERAEIQSLIRKYQEAVEQILSGGDEALEQSTVLVGSRVSLRIGQETLKDAYRIVIPGEAELDEFCISLWSPMGRGLILARPGDTVTIQTPFGSDEVLILDNVYD from the coding sequence ATGAGCCATAGTCTCGTTACGATTTCCCTGCGCCAGGAGCTGGTGCAGCAGCTGGTCTATCTCGATGAGCATAAATTTGTTATTCTGGACCGGGGAACATGGGAGTCACCGGCCGAACGGGCGGAGATTCAGTCCCTGATCAGGAAGTATCAGGAGGCGGTGGAGCAGATTCTGTCCGGCGGGGATGAAGCGCTGGAGCAATCCACTGTTCTGGTCGGGTCGCGGGTATCGCTGCGGATCGGTCAGGAAACGCTGAAGGATGCCTATAGAATCGTAATTCCCGGTGAAGCCGAGCTGGATGAATTCTGCATCTCCCTCTGGTCTCCGATGGGCAGGGGGCTGATTCTGGCACGTCCCGGCGATACCGTCACAATCCAAACCCCGTTTGGCAGCGATGAAGTGCTGATTCTGGATAATGTGTATGATTGA
- a CDS encoding class I SAM-dependent methyltransferase: MINGLFDAKVWEQAWKEDPKAMANKFKAMGMNPHTSFDHKAKVFNEEVFSSAGRDRSERIISWMEGQGVDFKGLTVLDVGAASGGFTVPFIERGAKVTAVEPNIPLSELFLHNTAGYAPGQVELVREPFEDIDIAAKGWLNAFDLVFVSMCPAVFDWESTEKVISCARQYCYISTSAGVQEHSLMNEVLPLLTGRAVHAESSDMAYLMQLLYLKGYSYESIVTRETKSKELSVEAALAEVIEMLPMHHLDGKEATLKVVTDYLHTAYSDQKVVIRQGGRFGKVLIKLQDLNMYSRAAAAKQ, translated from the coding sequence ATGATTAACGGATTATTTGATGCAAAAGTATGGGAACAGGCCTGGAAGGAAGATCCCAAGGCAATGGCCAACAAGTTCAAAGCAATGGGAATGAACCCGCACACCAGCTTCGATCATAAGGCGAAGGTGTTTAATGAAGAGGTGTTCAGCAGCGCGGGGAGAGACAGAAGTGAGCGGATTATCAGCTGGATGGAGGGCCAGGGAGTAGATTTCAAAGGGCTGACTGTCCTGGATGTGGGCGCGGCTTCTGGCGGCTTCACCGTACCTTTTATCGAGAGAGGGGCCAAGGTAACAGCAGTAGAGCCTAACATTCCACTGTCTGAACTGTTTCTGCACAACACCGCAGGCTACGCCCCTGGTCAAGTGGAACTGGTGCGCGAACCGTTTGAGGATATTGATATTGCGGCAAAAGGCTGGCTGAACGCCTTCGATCTTGTATTTGTGTCCATGTGTCCGGCGGTATTTGACTGGGAGAGCACGGAGAAGGTCATTAGCTGTGCCCGGCAATACTGCTATATCAGCACATCGGCGGGGGTTCAGGAGCATAGCCTCATGAATGAAGTGCTGCCTCTGCTGACGGGCCGGGCAGTGCATGCGGAATCTTCGGATATGGCCTACCTGATGCAGCTGCTGTATTTGAAGGGGTATTCCTATGAATCGATTGTGACCCGCGAGACGAAAAGCAAGGAGCTATCCGTTGAAGCTGCGCTTGCTGAAGTAATAGAGATGCTGCCTATGCATCATTTGGACGGGAAAGAGGCTACCCTGAAGGTCGTCACGGATTATTTGCATACTGCTTATTCTGATCAAAAGGTAGTGATACGCCAAGGCGGACGGTTCGGCAAGGTACTGATTAAGCTGCAGGATCTCAATATGTACAGCAGAGCAGCTGCAGCCAAGCAGTAA
- a CDS encoding RrF2 family transcriptional regulator gives MKYSKATNYALHTMLFLVAHTPDKPVGVQQLAERQNVSPTYLSKILTKLVKAGLVESASGANGGYRLRRRKEEISFLDIIHAIEGTASLFDCTLNHSSECLIQQEMVKAEGQMEEYLRNKMMSELADKMMQSH, from the coding sequence ATGAAATACTCAAAGGCAACGAACTATGCGTTGCATACGATGCTGTTCCTGGTAGCGCACACCCCTGATAAGCCGGTAGGCGTGCAGCAGCTTGCCGAGCGGCAGAATGTATCGCCTACTTATTTGTCCAAGATCCTTACGAAGCTGGTAAAGGCGGGGCTGGTTGAATCGGCATCCGGTGCGAACGGCGGGTACCGCCTGAGACGCAGGAAGGAAGAAATATCGTTCCTCGATATTATTCATGCGATCGAAGGCACGGCTTCGCTGTTTGACTGCACGCTTAATCATTCCAGCGAGTGTCTGATCCAGCAGGAGATGGTGAAGGCCGAGGGTCAGATGGAGGAGTATTTGCGCAATAAGATGATGTCGGAGCTTGCCGATAAGATGATGCAGAGTCACTAA